One segment of Polaribacter huanghezhanensis DNA contains the following:
- a CDS encoding M28 family peptidase produces the protein MFKKYFILAFCVSLFVACQQNNELKTAEYSDVINKEFTGNLAFETTSFVEKYWRVVGNTGFNKSVHFIAEQLEKDGYVLEEKATEKDKLTYRIEKRPLKRPTWESVDATVTINGEKAPLLAHATNRNMIALNSYSTPKNGVTAEVIYIKDLKKLKTTNVKGKIVFAETSPGRIFKIALDGGAVGVITYSNPAYLQPEKNTTSIQFRSVPLDSVHKSWGIALSFAAKERLKSALSKGKVSLNVQIETKIYKSEELTIVADVKGSEQPKKRLVFSAHIQEPGANDNATGVGVALEMAAVTAKLVKEGKINPKRTLTFLWGDEIVSTGRYVKEDSIRAKDIVWGISLDMVGEDTEKTGGTFLIEKMPDPSAIWTRGNDKHTEWGGRKLKAKDLKPHYLNDFVIEKFKAQGKRANWVVNTNPYEGGSDHVPFLRGNIPSVLFWHFTDQFYHTDNDRIDKVSKSTLKNVGTAALISAFELINADANTAKKVLKNIENAAITRLNEELKQGKLAMEKGEDVKTQVEIVTAWEDWYVKAAATTSDMVSDVSLIQSDIEKVQAVIKEKAANINLSLSK, from the coding sequence ATGTTCAAAAAATATTTTATCCTCGCTTTTTGTGTGAGTTTATTTGTTGCGTGTCAACAAAACAATGAATTAAAAACTGCTGAATATTCAGACGTCATCAATAAAGAATTTACTGGAAATTTGGCTTTTGAAACCACTTCTTTTGTAGAAAAATACTGGCGTGTTGTTGGTAATACAGGTTTTAATAAAAGTGTCCATTTTATTGCTGAACAACTCGAAAAAGACGGTTATGTTTTAGAGGAAAAAGCAACCGAAAAAGACAAACTAACTTACAGAATAGAGAAGCGTCCGTTAAAAAGACCAACTTGGGAATCTGTGGATGCAACGGTAACAATTAATGGAGAAAAAGCACCATTATTAGCACATGCAACCAACAGAAATATGATTGCTTTAAACTCTTACAGTACTCCGAAAAATGGCGTAACTGCTGAAGTAATTTATATCAAAGATCTTAAGAAATTAAAAACAACCAACGTAAAAGGAAAAATTGTTTTTGCAGAAACAAGTCCTGGAAGAATTTTTAAAATTGCTCTAGATGGTGGAGCTGTTGGTGTAATAACCTATAGCAATCCTGCCTATTTACAACCAGAAAAAAATACAACTTCCATTCAGTTTCGTTCTGTTCCTTTAGACTCCGTTCATAAATCTTGGGGAATTGCCCTATCTTTTGCAGCAAAAGAGCGTTTAAAATCCGCTTTATCAAAAGGAAAAGTGAGTTTGAATGTACAAATTGAAACAAAGATTTATAAATCAGAAGAACTAACCATTGTTGCTGATGTTAAAGGAAGTGAGCAACCAAAAAAACGCTTGGTTTTTAGTGCTCATATTCAAGAGCCTGGTGCAAACGATAATGCTACAGGAGTTGGAGTTGCGTTAGAAATGGCTGCTGTTACAGCAAAATTGGTGAAAGAAGGAAAAATAAATCCGAAGAGAACATTAACCTTTTTATGGGGCGATGAAATTGTATCAACAGGAAGATACGTGAAAGAAGATAGCATCAGGGCAAAAGATATTGTTTGGGGAATTTCTTTAGACATGGTTGGAGAAGATACTGAGAAAACTGGCGGAACTTTTTTAATCGAAAAAATGCCAGATCCTAGTGCCATTTGGACAAGAGGAAATGATAAACATACAGAATGGGGCGGAAGAAAATTAAAGGCAAAAGACCTGAAACCACATTATCTAAACGACTTTGTAATAGAAAAATTTAAAGCACAAGGAAAACGTGCAAACTGGGTTGTAAATACAAATCCATATGAAGGAGGAAGTGATCATGTGCCGTTTTTAAGAGGAAATATACCGAGTGTGTTGTTTTGGCATTTTACAGATCAATTTTATCATACTGATAATGATAGAATTGATAAAGTTTCTAAATCGACCTTAAAAAATGTGGGAACAGCAGCATTAATTTCTGCTTTTGAATTGATAAATGCTGATGCAAACACCGCAAAAAAAGTATTAAAAAACATTGAAAATGCTGCCATTACTCGTTTAAACGAAGAGTTAAAACAAGGTAAATTAGCCATGGAAAAAGGAGAAGATGTAAAAACGCAAGTAGAAATAGTTACTGCTTGGGAAGATTGGTATGTTAAAGCTGCTGCAACAACTTCTGATATGGTTTCTGATGTTTCATTGATACAATCAGATATTGAAAAAGTGCAAGCTGTAATAAAAGAAAAAGCAGCAAATATTAATCTATCTTTAAGTAAATAA
- a CDS encoding phosphoribosylpyrophosphate synthetase — protein MQNKSYDTVSEAMTDLKKLGYTMDFSIMTEEDCIICHKTQTELSPEDFKIDAFYRFEGDSDPGDEMIVYAISSNTYNLKGIVVNAFGMYADTTTSAIVEKLNNIYKNPK, from the coding sequence ATGCAAAATAAAAGTTACGACACCGTAAGTGAAGCTATGACCGACCTTAAAAAGCTTGGTTATACTATGGATTTTTCAATTATGACTGAAGAAGATTGCATCATATGTCATAAAACACAAACAGAATTATCGCCAGAAGATTTTAAGATAGATGCTTTTTACAGGTTTGAAGGAGACAGTGATCCAGGAGATGAAATGATTGTTTATGCAATTTCTTCAAATACATATAATTTAAAAGGAATTGTCGTAAATGCATTTGGAATGTATGCTGATACCACAACTTCGGCAATTGTAGAAAAACTAAATAACATTTATAAAAACCCCAAGTAA